The DNA window AAAGCAAAGTGTTCGATCTTCAAAGAGAAACCCTCCAAAAGACTCAAGCCGAGACTTGACCCCGTTCCCCTCGAGGGCCCTTGAGAAACGTAAAGGACCGAAAAGGACCATGAACGCAGCGTTGAAGCCCCTCACCCCGACGATCGGGGCGGCATGGAGATTGCATGTGCAGCAGATAGCCCGCTACGGTGGTATAATAATATTCAAGTTTGGGTAAAATCCGTTGTCCAAGGAGGAGGAAAATGAAAAGGATCTTTACGTCTTATCTGGTCATCTTCGCCCTCGTCGCGTTGGCGCTCTTTCTACCCCTTCTGACGAGCCAGACCCAGGCTGCGGGTCCTCTGGGTGTGGAGTCTGCGACCATCTGCCGGGGCGTGGTGGCTCGCACGCCAGTAGACCCTGGGACGAGCTTCCCAGTCTCCGTGGGAAAGCTTTACTGCTTTACCAAAATTGTCAACGTTCCCGGCCCCACGGCGGTCACCCATGTATGGTACTACGGCCAGACCGAGCGTGCC is part of the Deltaproteobacteria bacterium genome and encodes:
- a CDS encoding DUF2914 domain-containing protein, whose product is MKRIFTSYLVIFALVALALFLPLLTSQTQAAGPLGVESATICRGVVARTPVDPGTSFPVSVGKLYCFTKIVNVPGPTAVTHVWYYGQTERARVTLSVNSPSWRTYSSKIIQAHEIGPWHVDVLGPSGEVLTSLYFEVTR